CCGGCAGCGACCCTTTCCTTGAGCTGGAAGTCGGCCAGCGTGTTGTTTGCGCGCGTCGCGACCGGATCGAGCGGCATCAATGCGCCGCCGAGATTCTGGTCGGTGAAGTCGTTCAGCGCATCGATGTTGAAGGTCGGGCCGTTCGAATAGCATTGGCCGGTATTCTGGCTGTTCGGATAGACACAAGTTGCGGGACCGCCCAGGCCGAACTGGCCGAGCGTCCAGCGATTTGCCGCCGCACCTCGGACATAAGTCGGATTGTCCTGATCGAAATCACGATCGGTATTGCGATATTTCGCGCCGAATTTGAGGAAGCTGCCACCATCCAGATCATAGGTCGCATCGACCTTGCCCTGCCAGATCTTCTCCGTGTTGAGCTGATGCGAATAGGTATATTGGCGGAACTGCATCTGGTTCGCGGTGCATTCGGTCACCGGCGTCGCAGTGTAGATCGGGTTGGTCAGGTCGAAATTGACCGTGCCGGGATTGCAGCGGAACTGCCAGATCGGGAACTGGTCGAGCGTCTCGTTGCGGCTGTAAGCGCCCTCGTAAGCGAACTTCAGCTTGCCGAGCTCGGTCGAGCCGCCGATGATGCCGGTCGCGAGCCATTTCGCCTTGTAATCGAGCCGCAAATCCTCGCGTCGCTCGGTTCCGGTCGTTGCGGTGCCGGTCACGCCGTCGGGATTGACGGTGAAGCCCGGACCATTGGCGATCGCCGGGGTGGCGAAATCGAGCCGGTAGCGCGGGCGGATCTCATCCTCGATGAATTTCGAATAGATGCCGCGAATGTAGAAGGTTTGCGTGTCGCTCGGGCGCCAGTCGAACGATCCGGTCGCGCCAAGGCGGCGGCGGTCGAGCGAATATTCGGTGTATTTGATATTGTCGGGCACCCCGCCGCCGGCGAAGCGCGAATCCGGCCGCCAATTGTCGGGGTAGAAACCCTCGCTGACGAAATCGCGATTGGAATAGCTCGCACCAAGCACCAGCCCGAACTGCTCGTCCGCGCCAAAGCGGGTGGCGATGCTCAAATCACCCTGCACCGGCACCTTGTGATTGAGTTGCTGATACCCCGCCTTGCCGCTCGCCGAGAGCGAGAAGCTGTCCTTGAAATCGAACGCCGTCTGCGTGACGAGGTTGATCGTGCCACCGATTCCCTGTCCGTCCATATCGGCGGTCTTGACCTTGGCGACCTCGACCCGGTTGAGCAATTGGCCCGACACGATGTCGAGCGGCAGCGAGCGGGTCGTGCCATCGGGGTTGCCGATCTCTATCCCGTTCAGCGTATAGTTATTGAGGTTCGACGGCACCCCGCGGATCGAGACATAACGTCCCTCCCCCTGGTCATAGGTCACGCCGACGCCGGGCAGATGTTCGACCACTTCGGATACATTGCGATCGGGCAACCGGCCGATCTCGTCGGCGGCGGCGACGTCGAGGATGCCGATCGCCTGGCGCTTCGCGTCGAGCGCGCGTTCCTGGCTGGCGCGCTGGCCGGTGACGACGATATCGCCCTGACTGTCGTCGCCCGCCGGAACGGATTCGGCCTGGGATGCGGCCGGCGGCTCGCTCTGGGCGTGAGCGGCGGCGGCCGTACAAAGGGCGAGGACCGACACCCCCAGGCGCGTTACGGTACGACGATGGCTTATCATGTTTCCCCCTCAGCGTGTGCCCGTCATGGGGCATCGCGGTGATCTGTCAGGGGCTTGTCGCCAACTCGGCAACGATCGCCCCTCCGGCACCGTCCATTGAGAGTTTTTTATGACTGCGGCATGACGCGGAAGCCGTAGCCAGCGCAACTTGGTGTTGGCGCAAATGCAACGCGCCGGCTGGTGGCCGACGCGAACCGCCGGTATGCCGGCCGGGTGTTGAAACCAGTGGCCTTGCCGTCTTCACTTAAATGGTCGAGCTGGAGAGCCTGACGCGCGCCGCGGGGGCGCTCGGCGTGCCCAAATCCGCGAGACTCGGGTCCAGCGTCGCTCAATCTCTCTGGATTCAGTTTAGCGCCTGATATATAACAATATTATACGATCATCTCGCCGGCGCGAGCGCGGCAAAGATGTGACACAACCGGTGTCCTATATCTCCCACTGCTATCCCTCAGCTTGGTTATGCGCTGCGATTCAACCATGGCACAGGATCGAGCATGGCATCTCTTGCCGGACAATATCGGCGCGCTTTTTCTGATTGTCGGAAACGGGATGCCACCGCGCCCACAGCCGCGCTGGCGTCTAACTCAACGCGATCTGCCACGCGCGGTGACTGGCCAGATATCCACCAGCATATCGCCGCGCACGATATGATAAGCGTCGTAGAGATTGACCGTCGGGTCGCAGTGAGGAACCTGCAAGCTGATCACCTCGGCGAGAGTGCGTCCCTCGCCCGATGGAAAGATCGCACCATGTTCGTCGCCCATGAAGAGATAGGTCGCACCCTCCGGCGCGCCGCTCTTGACCACCGGCACACCGCCATCGGTTGCGAACGCCTTGTACCCGGCGTCGATCGTGATCAGGCCTGGCGTGTTGGCGCTGACAATGCGCGCGTCGACCAACAGAGAGGTTTCGAACGGTTGACCGCCATCACCGGCGAGATCGCATTCGGCATATTGGCGATCCATGAAGACATAGGATCCGACCTGAAGTTCGGTGAACACGCCGAGCTCCGCGTCGATGCGATGCGTGCCGGTGCCGCCGCCGCTGACGATCGCGGCCGGCATGCCCGCGGCCTCCAGTGCGGCGATGATGCCAGACAAATAAGCGGTGCGCTCGGTGATCGCGGTTCGGCGATCGGCGTAGGATTCGATATGCTGCTGCACGCCGCAATAATATTGCAGGCCGCGAAAGCTGAGCGATGGTTGCGCTGCAATGTCGCGGGCCAGTGACAGCGCGGCTTCGAGCGAGGCGACACCAGTGCGGTGAATGCCGGGGTCCACGTCGATCAGCACGCCGAGCGGGTGATCGGCGGAAACCGAAGCGGCCAGTGCGCGAACATTGTCGGGATGATCGACGACGACCATCAGGCCGCCGATCCGCGCGTGCAAAGCAGCGAGCCGGGCGATCGCCGGCGCCGACACCACTGGCGAGGTGATCAGCACATCCTGGATCTCGCCGCTTTCAGTCAGCGCCTCGGCCTCGCCGAGTTTGGCGCAGCACACACCCGACGCACCCGCCGCGATCTGGCGCCTGGCGATGTCGAGGCTCTTGTGCGTCTTGGCATGCGGCCGCAGGCCCAGTCCCTTGTCCTTCGCGAAATCGGCCATCAGCGCGATATTGCGGTCGAGCGCGTCGCGGTCGACGATCAGGACCGGGGTATTCAGTTCGCCGCGTGAGCCGGGGCGGTCGATCAGATACTGGTGAATCCGAAGGTCGGTCATTGCGGTGATCCTCAAAGCTGGGGCGCGGGCGGATCGATGCCGAACAGCGCGGTCAGGTGCGTATTGGCGAATTTGCCGGCGGGGTCGACTTGCTGCCGCACGGTCAGGAAACGGTCCGCCATCGGGTAGAGCGCGGAGACGTCGGCCGCGGTCAGCGTATGACGCTTGGCCCAGTGCGGACGACCGCCATGGCTGCGGAAGATCGTCTCCGCCTCGGCGAAGATTTCACGCCACGGCATCTTGGCATATTGGTGCATCGAGACCGACGCGCCGGGTCCCTTGTTGAATGGGCTCAGCCAGATATCGTCGGCGGCGACGAGGCGGTATTCGAACGGGAAGCTGACCGGCAGCCGCTTCCTGCGAATCCATTCGGTGACTTCGTTCAATGCGGCAAAACCGGCGGCGCGGGGCAGTTCATATTCCATCTCCTCGAAGCGCGTCGAACGCTCCGACGGGAAGACGCTATAAGCCGGACCGCTGCGGCTGCTCTTGCCGATCAGCCGCATCAGGATGTGCTGCAGCCGCGGCGTCAGGCGCGGCATGGCGGCGGCGAGTTCGCAATAGAATTTGAAGATACCTTCCGACATGTCCGACGCCGTCTTTGGCTCGGGAGCGGGCGCGCAGATATCGAGCGTCTTGAGGATCGCGCGATCCGAATAGGGGAAGACCCAGAATTCGACATGGCGATGCCGCACGGCAAGCTCTTCCCATTCCGCCGCGATCTCGGCGAGCGGCCGGACACTGAGCCGCTCCTGGAGGTGGAAGGCTGGCACCAGATCGACCTCGATCCGCGTGACGACGCCGAGCAGACCGAGCGACAGACGCTGCGCCTCGAACAGTTCGGGGCGCTCGGTCCGGCTGCACTGGACCACCGAACCATCGGCGAGCACGAGGCGAAAGGCACGGGCGAACGTGGCGAGGCTGCCCAGTTCGGCGCCGGTGCCATGCGTGCCGGTCGAGATCGCGCCGGCGAGCGATTGCGGATTGACGTCGCCCTGATTGGGCAGGGAATATCCCTTGTCCCACAAGGCGCGAGTCAAACGCGCAAGGCTCCAGCCAGCAGGCGCCCAGCCGCTAAGGCCGTCGGGGGCGATCTCGATGCTGCCTTCCAACGCGTCGAGATTGAGCAACAGGCCGTCGGTTTCACACAATGGCATGAAGGAGTGGCCGGCACCGACCACTCTCACCTTGTTTGCCTGCGCGACGTGCCGGCTCAATTCTTCCTCGGTGGTCGGCCGAAGTATTTCCGCGGGCCTGGCGACGACGCTGCCCGACCAGTTGCGCCACTCGCTCATTTTGCTGCCTCTTGCTTGTCATCGCCGAGCAGGACGAGGCGCAACATCCGCGACGCCTCGGCAAAGACATCGTCTGGTGGAATGCGATCCTCTTCGCTCAGCATCTCATCGGCGACATAGCCGAACTCGACCGCCATGCGGATGCGGCGCCACAGCACTTCCCTGGGCAGATCCGGAAAGAACGGCGCAAAGGCCTCGACCTGCCGGTCGGT
This portion of the Sphingomonas sp. So64.6b genome encodes:
- a CDS encoding TonB-dependent receptor — encoded protein: MISHRRTVTRLGVSVLALCTAAAAHAQSEPPAASQAESVPAGDDSQGDIVVTGQRASQERALDAKRQAIGILDVAAADEIGRLPDRNVSEVVEHLPGVGVTYDQGEGRYVSIRGVPSNLNNYTLNGIEIGNPDGTTRSLPLDIVSGQLLNRVEVAKVKTADMDGQGIGGTINLVTQTAFDFKDSFSLSASGKAGYQQLNHKVPVQGDLSIATRFGADEQFGLVLGASYSNRDFVSEGFYPDNWRPDSRFAGGGVPDNIKYTEYSLDRRRLGATGSFDWRPSDTQTFYIRGIYSKFIEDEIRPRYRLDFATPAIANGPGFTVNPDGVTGTATTGTERREDLRLDYKAKWLATGIIGGSTELGKLKFAYEGAYSRNETLDQFPIWQFRCNPGTVNFDLTNPIYTATPVTECTANQMQFRQYTYSHQLNTEKIWQGKVDATYDLDGGSFLKFGAKYRNTDRDFDQDNPTYVRGAAANRWTLGQFGLGGPATCVYPNSQNTGQCYSNGPTFNIDALNDFTDQNLGGALMPLDPVATRANNTLADFQLKERVAAGYAMANLKFGAVTVTPGLRYERTSLDITGYQLLNNNTLNPVITPVSRKNDYGDWLPSLVVRITPSDDTIFRLAYSRSLGRPEYSNLSPGGSISMADGAVSLGNPDLKPYRADNLDAMAEWYFARGGILSIGVFAKFIKNPIFGGVTVLHDTTYNGVFYQTLSISQPFNADKGDIIGIEAQYQQQFTFLPGLLSGFGIQLNGTLTGSTLTLQNGRSSTFPSQSKYLYGAELFYQKGPLEASVAYHNTGHALLAVGDVWYNDQYNDDLRRLDAKVSFALLKNVTLFAEAQNLTDEPTRQYQGGNPDWIIQNERYGRTFYGGVSVKF
- a CDS encoding DSD1 family PLP-dependent enzyme produces the protein MTDLRIHQYLIDRPGSRGELNTPVLIVDRDALDRNIALMADFAKDKGLGLRPHAKTHKSLDIARRQIAAGASGVCCAKLGEAEALTESGEIQDVLITSPVVSAPAIARLAALHARIGGLMVVVDHPDNVRALAASVSADHPLGVLIDVDPGIHRTGVASLEAALSLARDIAAQPSLSFRGLQYYCGVQQHIESYADRRTAITERTAYLSGIIAALEAAGMPAAIVSGGGTGTHRIDAELGVFTELQVGSYVFMDRQYAECDLAGDGGQPFETSLLVDARIVSANTPGLITIDAGYKAFATDGGVPVVKSGAPEGATYLFMGDEHGAIFPSGEGRTLAEVISLQVPHCDPTVNLYDAYHIVRGDMLVDIWPVTARGRSR
- a CDS encoding D-arabinono-1,4-lactone oxidase, encoding MSEWRNWSGSVVARPAEILRPTTEEELSRHVAQANKVRVVGAGHSFMPLCETDGLLLNLDALEGSIEIAPDGLSGWAPAGWSLARLTRALWDKGYSLPNQGDVNPQSLAGAISTGTHGTGAELGSLATFARAFRLVLADGSVVQCSRTERPELFEAQRLSLGLLGVVTRIEVDLVPAFHLQERLSVRPLAEIAAEWEELAVRHRHVEFWVFPYSDRAILKTLDICAPAPEPKTASDMSEGIFKFYCELAAAMPRLTPRLQHILMRLIGKSSRSGPAYSVFPSERSTRFEEMEYELPRAAGFAALNEVTEWIRRKRLPVSFPFEYRLVAADDIWLSPFNKGPGASVSMHQYAKMPWREIFAEAETIFRSHGGRPHWAKRHTLTAADVSALYPMADRFLTVRQQVDPAGKFANTHLTALFGIDPPAPQL